In Kryptolebias marmoratus isolate JLee-2015 linkage group LG2, ASM164957v2, whole genome shotgun sequence, the genomic stretch GTCTTTcaatgcaaaaacataaaaaaaatggacaacaTTGTTGCAGATTTTTCACTTCCACTGTAGAGTAGAAAGCTTTAAATAATAGTTGAGTACTTTTAAGCTGTGGTTAGATGACATCAGTCAGGTATGCTGGACAGTGAGAGTtacataaaaatcaaatgatGTGATATAGACCTCTAATTTCTAATTATGTTCCAACCACCTGGTTGttgagctttatttatttatcagtttaacaCATGATTGTGCTTTACGTGCCCCTTAAATTTATGCTTGTTAGTTTATAACTCTGCCCCTCTGTAAGCCTTTTCAATGTAGcaagactaaacaaaaaaaagactattgAGCCAATAAATGCTTgaattatgcatttattttcctgtagCTTTGTTCAACCATAATCATTTCTGATTATCAGGAAATACTTGAAATGGAGTCACGTAACAGTGTATTGTTAAAACTGGGTGCTGCTTTTTTTCACCTAATTGAAGACTGATTACACCATTATCTGAGGACAACATCACTAACAGATACTTTTGGTTATATAACCACCACCACTGTCAAAACTGAATTTGAAAACTTTATGTTCAGCCATCTGTCATCTACAATGGCTGTGTGGTCCAGGGCCAGAGGAAGGAGGGGGGTTGTTGTtccagaattaaaaacaaaatattctgaaaacCATCCAAATCCTAATCTGCCCAAAAAGACAGCTGATCTGGTGCAGCTGGTAGTACGGACATACTCTATAGAATTCCAGCCAGATGTAAGTGCTACAGAAAATATGTAGGAATACCACATGAAAATGGAAGGATTAAGGTGAAAAAGTGGAATTGTCCCCACATGCATGTAAGGCTGACAGACTTGtgagagaaaacaggttttttggggttttttttcaaacccAACATATGTAAAATGTCTTGGTTGTTGGACAAATGATTTCTAAAATATAACATTAAGGGTTAAATGTTGGTGTGTAACTTGACAGACACAAGTCCAGTCTTAAACAATCAGTCAGCTCTTTATCCTAAAACTAATGCAACATGAGTGCTTTCCAAGTTTGACATATTTGCATGAACAAAACACTGCTGAAAGGGGGCATTGTAAAGTCATTATTCTGTGTTTATATTAACAatgaacacaaatgaaaaacatgcaATTATGATGTTGCTGGAGTTTCCAAATGACCTTATTTCAACAGTGAGGGTACAGATGGCAATAGGTCATTGCACTCTCTAACAACCTTTGAAAAATTGCCTGTGAAATTGTCATTGATTTTGGAAGGAGAGAAGTCCTTTAAAAAGCTCCCCTTGAGACCTTGATTGTGAATGACCTTTTTCTTTGGTGGAGCATAGCCTCAAACCCCAAACTGAGAGAGCCTTGTCTGGATTCCCTGGTCACTAAAAGCATGCTTGAAAGTGCCAATCCTAATTATGGTTACCAAGTCTAAACGAGCAGCTGCTTGGACCTGTTAAAGCCCTTCATTCTGTCCACTGAAACGTACAGTTCTTAGGAACATATTCTCTAAATATAATGTGGGAGTATACTCCATCTTACAGGGTGTTTCTGATATAAAATAGGAAACAAGTCTATTTTTGACCATCTGGTCCAGTTTGTTTGCTAAACTTGCCAAGGCTGAAGCCTTATTAAGAGTCCAGGAACAAATCAATCCAAATGGCAGCAGCACAGCACGTTTTTCCTAATACTTCGgcaacacttttaaaaatagattatcTTGTTTGTGCAAGAACTAGAAATAGCCGCTGCCATTTAGTTTGTCTGAACAGTTTTTGTTCAATTCAGATGACATACCTCAGATATTAgccagaataaaacaaaacaacaaaaatcaagaatggacaaaaagaaATAGTTATGAAAGCCTTCATAACTGAAATATTATGGCCTGGAATATACACTATTgtcaataaaatacaaatattcatTTACTTTTTGACATGGCACAGAAAGGGGACACAatatttttccttcatttgcTCTTGAGAAAAAGATCTGgacataaaatatgaattatttatttattattattatttatttattttcaaaagagcAACAAGGGGGATTGAGAAGGAATGCTGAGCTGTCATGGCAACATTGGCAGACATTTTTctactctttaaaaaaagatatctTTAGGATCATAAAGATCTAATATGTGTCTGACTGACTGTTGTGCTGCAGAATTAGCAGCTCTGCTGTAGTCAcctgtttttttaactcttgaACAGTAAAAACCAATCTGGCTGTTTACttatcttttaaaatacatattcCCAAATTTGCTTATATGTTCATGTTAAAAATTGAGTCAGGCCTTTTCAATTACAAGACTCATAAACACTATGTCAGTATcaccaggggaaaaaaaagaatcatctCTGCCCCAGGCTCTAACAACGGTGGAAACATTGTCCATGCAGGCATCCCATGATTGCTTCTGAATTCTGGAGAGAATCATTTTAATGTGAGCAAACAATGCAGAAAATTTGTAAGTTgtttcagaatttaaaaagcatttattcaGCTCAATGccatataaaattaaaggcttagcgttctttgaagaaatgcgtatcgccctccacctttcatgccagagttttaaactaagattatgtCATGATGAGAGGAAAGAGAGTTACAGACTCTTCAGTCAAACTTTATAAATGATGTTAGATTTGCATGCAATATTATGAGATTTCTCGAGATTACAGAATGTATGGAGGACTCACAgtcactaccacaccaaatttagctccatatctgtaaaactagccatttttatgtttcccaaggtcagttggctgtgacggccatcttatatttggttgactccaatagttatttAGCTGTAGAAGAACATCCAATTTTTACTTTGTaagactttaattaaaattgtaTAATAAGAATTGCAAATCCAACTCCTCATCGTTTACAACAAGCTGAAATGGTCAAGTTAGAATATCATCATAAAATATGAAAGgaagcaaaaaacattttttaaatgaaagctaaaaggacaGATAGTTATTCTGATACGTGATGGtaaggcagaaaaataaacgTGTAATTATTCAACTACAAAGAAGGAGAATCTATCTTTGTAACGACTGCAGTGAAGCTATTGATTTGATTAATATGGATGAAATGTAGATGTGCAGAATAAAAAGATGCGATGTGATTCATTGTGACCCAATTTAAGAGGAATTTACAAAAAGCAGTCAGACAGCTTGGCTCTTAGTCTTGCATTTTTATGAGAGTGCACACTGTCATGTCACAAGATTCAAATGAATCAAGTTATTCAAAGATATTTACGTATTTATGACTTGTGTTCGTTTTATGTAACTGATATTTAAGCCATTAACAGTTCAGACAAAAGGAGTAAAGATCTAACAGTTTATGCCATCCCTGTCCGGGCTATTTCcaagcaaaaaaacagacaagaaggTCAGAGCTGCCAAGAATGATTTATAAAGTCTAAATCATCCTTGGCAGCTCTGACCTATTTtaagtttgaaaatatttagttttaggTAAAACTCTAAAGATCAAAGCTATAATTGCTTTCTTGACCCTTCAGAAAAAACTTTatgctcatttatttaaaaaaaagcaactttaaatAGGAATCTTCAAAACCTAAATTAATTGTTATTTGAAtgcatgtaaataaatgacCATTCTTTTCCTGTTGTCTGAACTGGGTAGTTGACTCTTTAGCACCTCAGCATTATCATTTATATTAAAGAGAAATTACAGCTTGTGCTGCAGCtaatattaattaaatttttgtgggtttttttgatCACTGcactttcatttctgttttaatgagcCAAATGATGCTGTGGGGTGATTCGTGCCAGCAGgtcataaaacaaaagattctGCTTGTGCTGCAGGGAAATGCTGATAACCTTTAGGCTGTGCTTTTTATAGATGCCTGTTCCTTTCCTCATAGCAGAgcgtaaaacaaaaaaaaaagattgttatAGTTTTATTATCCCAGAACTTAACCAAAGAAGCTGGTCTTTAGATCGGGATGCTGatttgtttatgtaactctgtgACTTGAAGTTATCACATGAAGGGGAGTCTTTTAAGGCAGAGGAACACAATGACGTAGTGTTGTCTTTTTCTCCCTCCCACCCCCTCACCCTGAAGCAGCACCCACTGAGGGCTCCCACCCCCTCCACAGCAGCACCACCACTCCAGCCTGGGTCTGTGCCAGGCTGAGAATGAATGAGAAGGTCCTAAACAGTCTACTATGCTCGTTTGATGTGGAGCACTGAGGTTTCTCTGTGTACAAGATAGCTGCTTGCAACTcgaaaacaaaatatataaactaattaaaagtaTTCAATAAAACAGCACAGTTCACAAATGAGTGTATAGCAATTAAATAGACATTGGTTACTTCAAATGATATTTTAATTATCAGTAGGAGGAACTAgtcaaacattttctgattcCATATGTCAActctataaacaaacaaaatcaagcaCCATTTCAATTAAAGCCAAAAGTGACAGGAAAGCatttaatgaacagaaaaactCGAGTAGAAGTCACAAGCTGTTACTTCTCCTCTCCCTTGTGATGAGATTTAGCTGCTGCCTAAGTACCATATTTGGGGAAGAGACTTTCTGCATAAAGAAGATTAGTGTTAGTTGTTTAAGGGCTTGGGGGAGAAGATTTACCATTATTACTAGCCCCAGTGAAAAGAGTGAAAGCCAGGCACAATCTAATACCAGCACTTGCCAAGACCAGAAAATGTTAATTGAGCCAAGCCACACACCATATGGGAAAGATTAGGATGTGTGGGGGTCATGGAGAGAATGACAGAGATTAGTTGACCTTGGAGAGTGATAGATGATTGAGAGAGATTAACAATATGGAGCTCTGATGGGAACTGGTGATGGAGGGAGGTGGCTCTGGCCTAATAGCCTTTATAGTTATACAACCCCACTTTTATAGAGCAATAAAGTATTTAGAAGTAAAGGAAATTCAGAAACATACTGAGGCACCATGAGCATTAAGTGGAGCAGGGAGTCCTGGGGcgttcattttaaaaagccatttttgtgatgcAATTTTCTAATTTGTGAagggaaaaaggaaaaccaTCAGAAAGCTTTAATTTGCTTGCAGACATCAGCTCATTGTTATAAAATTATGTCTGAGATCAAAGATGAATAGAGGAGCAAGAGTTGTATTATTCACTTAAGGCTTAAgagaatttacatttttttcctacttACAAAACTTCATTGGACCTGTGCCCATTGCCCactatttattatttaggacaacatttattttaacgtTGCTGTGTGACAAAAATATCAGTTAGGGAAAAAGGACATCATTTTGGATGAAACTGTTGTCAAAACTTAGTCGTCTATTTTCTCTGTGGTCTGTTCTGTCAacatgggaggaaaaaaaagacagaaagaaaaattcaGGCATTTGCTGACTGAAGAGGATTAACACGATttggattttgaaaaaaaaagaaaagaagctacAGTTGTTTCATTTCAGCAAACCACAACTGTTCTCggaattttgttaaaaaataattaaataaaataaggaaaacagAGATAAtccagaaataaaatttaaaaatcacgCTGAATACACCATCATAACAGCAGAAGTAATCTCTACTAGACCACAGTGGACATCAGTAGTAATAGATTTACAACACCAAATTGTAAAACTGAAGGGGATGTTGCTTCATTAAATCACTGTAAATTCCAGCAGCATATATGTGAAAAGGACATTattataaggaaaaaaatactcGTTGTGTTTGAGGTGCTGAGTACTATATTGACactacaagaagaaaaaatgaaattgaCTTCAAGTTGTGACTAAAAGTAGTAAGACATTGTCTTTGACTTACCTACAAGAACACTAAGTTTTAATCagataaatgtgcatttatCCACATATATCATTGTTATAATGCCACAAAATGTCTTATTCttatttaagactttaaagatttaagtaaaaacattGAGAAATAACATGGGCTCATTTGTTCAGATATTAAAACTGATAATGAGTGTGCAGAGCAGAGATGATGTGAAAAATCTGACACTTTTACAACTTACCAATTCTCAGGACCTGCTGCAAAGTGAGCCACAACTCTCCCATAAAGTACACCAGTGAAAATAACAGTCCCTTCCTTTTCACCATGGTCAGTCCTCCAAAGTCAAATCTAACAttgagattaaagttgtttttttttcctcagtgatTCATGCTGATAACTTGCCAGTTCTTGTATccttagcaaaaataaattggAATCCGACCCACATCCATCTCTCACACATTGTGTTGaggcaaacaacacaaaaacaaacaaacaaaaatccactTGCAGTTGCCACTTATTGAAAGACCACCCGCTTTTCCATTCTAAGATCCTTTCAAAGTCAGTAATCTTTTGCTTCCCATATTTATTCTCTTGACATCtttcttatcatttttttcccagtgCAGACTTGAATAGTAAGCTGAAACTGAGGAGGAGGGCTGTGCGCTGCGCTCCTTCTGTCAATTATGCAAGAATAGAGAAACCCTTTCTGTTAacaactttcaaaataaaagttgggaAGCTGATAGTGAAACAAGTGAGACAAATATGGCATGTTAAAACTAGAATAAATTAGATTTCTAACATGTTCTATGCActtttttaatcaatcaaaaTAACTAGAAAAATTACACATGTAtgccacagtaaaaaaaaactgtagttgCATGTGTATTTCTGtatagtaaaatatatttttgctaaattttaaCTTGTTATTATGggggaaaatgtaattttaatgtGATTATACACCTATCTGATGTgaacttgtaattttttttaaatataagcaAGTAAATGACtaataggtttttgtttttttttttacttaaggCTTAAATCATGTGAGAATTTCAAATATAAGATCATCTTTTTGCATCCACTGCTGCTTAGGTCTCCTCTTGTATGAATGCTTTTATTATGAAGTCAAACATGCCTCGCTTCTGGTATCACTAGCTGTGCCTGTGGCTGATTTGACATGGCTGAACACCCCCACCAATACCACAACAACCCCATACAGCAGCTCAATTGAGGGCACAGCCAAGCTGCTGATCTCCAAACATGGATACATCCTGAAGATTAACTTCAAATCTGCCAACATTCGACCTCGACAACGTCTTTGCTTAGCTACACCGAGGAATGATTAAATCTTTGCTCCAGTCCTgatgaaaatgcaaatttaatcTACAAACTGGTTGGTGATGCTCCCTTGAAGATTAACTGTCTCAAACAGTTTATATGACACTGTGTTTGagttaaatcatatttattttaattactaaattccactttgttttatacctttaaaaaaactggtttaaaatggtaagttatgtttgtctgttttgattcATCCAAGGTTTGATAAAGCAGACTGGTTTAGAAagttttttcaacaaattacaTTAAGAATCCTCAGTAAACCTTTGGAAAGAGTAAATATTTTAGCAAAAGATTCCCTTTCTGATGTAGCAGAAAAATCAGATTGGCAATAGGGCTCTAGTCTTTCCACTGTGTTAATATTCCTGTGTAATTTAAagcctaaaatgtttttagccAATATATTTGCAATGTGAAGTTTACAATCATTGGAGGTTTTAGTTTTAACCCTAAAATGTATAAGATAATGAAATTAATTGGAAGgaactattcttttaaaatctgcagTGTTAAGGGGAAAATAATAAACTATGTAGTGGCTTAAATCTTATATTCTAGGGCCATCTAGTGGTCAAAGGTGAATGTGTCACAAAACAGGCTTCCAGCTTGTAATACATGcattaataatatatatatatatatatataaggaaGTTACAACAGGGAAAAAGTAatcaaaattcaacaaaataacattggatttttatttattgcttgtttgtttatcttgttttagttttttaacacgtagtttttattcaaactctttaagaatttcttcttttaaaaattgatggttctaaagcagaaaacaaagcaaacaaaagccaAGGAAATAAATAGTACAGGCTTAAATTTACTCATTTAagtgctttattattattgagaAACGTATACAAATTAGAAAGCACTAATaacaaaattataataaaaagcaagtgaaaaagcaaaacaatgctATACATATAAAGCCTTAATATGACATTTGGTGataattaaactgtttattaaGACGATTTTACGGTCACACataacacatgaaaacaaaatttaaagaaaagtgacTAAGTTCTGAACAGGTAATTTTCCATATTTCTGAGAAGCAAACCCATACCAGAGTTCCATGAAAACAACTTCATTTTAGTAATAACAGAAAAtctattaaaacaaatcacagtCCATATCatttgcaaaatgcaaattccaAAAACAATGAGAAAAGTTCATCTTAAACAGTAATTTCATTAGAAATTTTGTGGTGACAAAACAAGAGCACAGCACTTTATGTTTGTAATGTGTGACCAGTtcctaaaactttaaattttctttaaatgtacaTTCCTCTGCTGCTCCCACTGTGAGACCCTGGATGCATTATTGATTCTTTATAAGTTACAAAAAGGGGAGGTTGTGGCATGGGATGAAAGCTTGATTGGTAGGATCCAGTGGCATTTCCAGTGTAAGTTGTAGAATATGGCGTGGTATTCTGAGTCATGTACAGTGAGTTGCTTGGAGTGTATATGGTTCTAGCATGGTTAGAGCTCCTTACTGAAGAATGGTGAGCAATGCCGTCATGATAGATCAAAGATGCATTTTCTGGATGACCAGGGTTGTAAATAATAGACGGATTGATCGGTGTTCCGTTGTTTGTCAGTACATAAGGAACATTTTGCAGCGGCATTGCAAGTTGCTGTCCAACGAAGTTATGGTTCTGTGGAGGATTCTGGTGTCCAGTTGACTGGAGGCTGGGAACACTTGAGATGGGATGATAACTCGTCAGACCTGGTCTGTTGGGTTCTGGTCTGTTGGTTGCTGGTTTGTAATTGAGTAATTTAAGAGGGTGATAAACATCAAAAAAGCCTTTGTCTGAGGGCATGCGTCGgcagacaaacaacaaagctGAGGCAAACAGGAAGGCACCAGTCACCCAACCAATGTAGAGAGCCTCTCCTAGCTCTCTCCTCTGGGCATCAATCAGCAGTGGATTGTAAAAATCTCTTATGATGACATGACCAGTCCATGACACGGGtataaaaacacagatacaGGCCATAAACTGCATAGCTCCTGCAACCATAAGGATAACAGTTTTGGTCCATTTGTTACCCTGAAAGCAGGATGTGCATTTGAGTCCTGCTACAGCCACCAGGAGCCCCAAGCCTGACAAGGCCACAGAACAACACATCAGACCCCTGGCAGCCTGCAGGTCAGGAGGGAGGTACAACAGGGAGTCATACACCTTACACTGCATCCTGATATTGGCCTGTCTGAAGCAGTTCATCCATAAGCCCTCCCAGCGGGTCTCCATCACAATAATATTCTCTCCGATGAAAGCCGTCACTTTCCACATAGGCAGCCCAGTTGTAGCTGCGGCACCGATCAGCCCAATCAAGCCAACACACACTGCAGCTATCTCAGAAGCCCCTTTAATCATTGTTCAATATCCAGGAGTTCTGTGACAAAGTTCCAAAATTATATTAGTTCACCTCCAGAAGGAAAAAGATATCCTTGATCTTTGGCAAAGTTAAAAAACTAGAGCTCTATCCGGTTGTGTGTCCAGTGCAATGAAGAGCTCCTCTCTGAGTTTGTTTGCTGTCAGAAGCGGTTTGTTATGGGAAATATTCTTTGCAATCACCTGGTTGGTGGGAAAGAGGAtgtctgcttgttttgtgtttatggtTTGTCAGGGAATGGTGGTATTTCATTTGACATCAGATTCTTCATCAGTAAACACCAAAAGTAAGTCTAACCCATATCAAAAACTCAGAACTCCAGgtagtctttttcttttgtaatttatatatttttattttctgtaattataTGAGGTACGAAAGAAGgaaattcatatatatatatattgtagaATTGCAAAGCTCCTACAGTTTCCTGTACTGTCCACAGGGGAGCAGAGATGAGCTTTTAACTGATATGAGAGAGTTCACATTACAAAAAGTGCATTGCTTTTACAGAATAACACCAGCTGTatatgttttgttgtgaaaaggtAGTGATCTTTTTCTAATTCTGGTCGagatattttacatatttttgtttaaacaagataaaatTTAATCTTACacaacaataaagaaaatattacatcatgatattttttcataatgaaacaacaacaaaaagccacaTGTACATAGAGTTTGTCCTTTTTGATtatattgcatttattttgaaaatgttacaaGTGAAATCAGATGACCTattatttaaactaatttacttcattatattttcacaaaatattATGTTGTTAAACATATGGACCAGAAATTAACACATAAATTAAATATGGAGGTTGAAGTTTAACGCTTTGTGCGTTTCAATCCACAGCAATTTGCAAATCTGGATCACATGATCCAACTTTCAGTTTGTTCCTGGTGTTTTTGTGAGAACCAGACTTTCAGTCTAAGCTACCTTTGAGTCCACACCCATAGCAAGTGGTGTTTTCCGAGCAAAGCAATGTTATCTTTTTATcacattctttcattttcatgaCTTTTCAATAAAGCACTCCAGAACATAATGCCTAACTTAATCTATGATTCTCaagttaaactttaaacagttaACTGAAATGGTTAGAATGAGCTTTAAATGCTGATATCTGAGTTAATGTAATACAATCAGTTTCAAATGTACGATCCTCAGCCAGCATGACACAAGTGcccttagttttgttttgcgtCAAATAATGGGTTAACCTGATACAGTTGATgaaaaataagaggaaaaataTGAAGACAACTACATGTATCATTGGAATATAAAGctaaacagttgttttttttaaataacatgaaTGAGAAATTGAAATCTTTGTGAATCTCATGGATTCTAGGAACACATTTTAGCAAAcagttaaaaactaatgaacaacATTAACCGTCTTTAGAATTACAGTAAACACTCTTGCCAGATTATTAAGAGGCTAAAAATGCAAGATAAATATGTGCAGCACACAAATTTACAATATTAATCATTCTTACATGTATAAAATATGATTAACATATATAATTAACTTTCTTCTTGTCACGAAAATATGTAgggttgttttctgttcacTGTTCAGCTTGTAATTATTAGGatgtcaaattatttattttaacaaaatataagtACTTCAGATGTATAAAAAGTGCAATTTGCTTTCACACTACACTTGTTAATTGGGAACATATCACTTGAAAAATAAACGTTGCAATATTGTGACAACTCAaattgaaaatgtaaaacacattttcgcATAAGGACCATTACTAactatttttaaccttttatagATAAGCAACCCCCCCACTGCGTACAGAGGCGTGTCTGGAGGGATAGCTGTAAACAATTGATGCCTGTCTCGACAGGACTGGCTGAGGTTCTGGTCGAGGAATTAGCACCAGCTGCTGAGGCTGTGGAGGCTGCAGAGGCTGGAGAGGTTGTGGAGTATAGACAGTGTAGTCGGAGTTCTTAGAGTACTTGTacctctctgtttttttgtcttcagattGTATGTTGCAACAGGTAAACATGCATCCACCAGCAAACAAGAAAGCAGAGGCCACCCAGCCAATGTAGAGAGCCTCTCCAAGCTCCCGGCGTTGAGCATCAATCAGCAAGGGGTTGTAGAAGTCCCTGATGATGACATGACCGGTCCAGGACACAGGAATAAGGGTGGCGATACAAGCCATTAGAATCAGGCATCCCGCAATGATAAGAACCAGTCGCTTAGCGCGGTCATTGTTTACAATGCATGCTGTGCACTGCATCCCAATCAAACTGATGAGTACACCGATGCCTCCCAGTGCCACGGCGGTACACATCAACCCTCTTGCTGCCTGCAAATCAGGCGAGAGAGCCAGGAGAGAGTCGTAGACCTTACACTGCATCCTTATGTCGGCCTGACGAAAGCAGTTCATCCACAAACCCTCATAGCGGACCTCCATAACAATAATATTCTCTCCAATGAAAGCTGTGACCCGCCACATTGGCATTCCGGTACTTGCAGCTGCCCCAATCAGCCCAATCAGGGACAATAAAAGAGCCACTATCTCCAGTGCTGAGTTGGCCATCCTGTCTTCATCCACTCATCCAAGCTCAAAGTTACAGCAGTGGTTAAAATCGATGTAGCTGTGGCTTCAAGCAAATGATTTCTTTTACGGAGTAGCTTTTCATTCAGGTGAAAAAGGAGCAGGTTAATGTCACCTGTACAGCCTCTTCCCTGTGGATATTACAATATAATGGGAAGGGGTGGGAATTTCAACCTGTTGCTAGGAAACCTAGTCCtctagagtttttttttttcctctgcaaaCCAATCCCAGGAGCGTTTGTAAACTACCACTTTGTTTGTTCAGAGGTATCAATTTACATTCTCAGATCCCAGCTTACTTggaagctttaaaaagaaaaagccaccgtgttgtaaaaacaaataacatcatATTTAGaaatacaataacatttttttacctGTAAATAATGCAGATAGTTTAGATATCACTCAGCTATGtctcactctttttttattcaatattaTTCCCTGCAGTTGTCTGGCTGTGGTACAAGGTAAAAGTACTGTTATGGAAATATTAATGCAAATTACAGAAAGTAGTATccaaataaattcatttaataactcgtttacatgatttttttattatgtgtgtgtttttaattgatGGAGATAATAACTGTAAGtctttatgttacttttagtaTTAACTTTGTCAAGGTCTCTTGGGTCtgtatttatgattttaaaaatcctgaaag encodes the following:
- the LOC108235928 gene encoding claudin-8 — translated: MIKGASEIAAVCVGLIGLIGAAATTGLPMWKVTAFIGENIIVMETRWEGLWMNCFRQANIRMQCKVYDSLLYLPPDLQAARGLMCCSVALSGLGLLVAVAGLKCTSCFQGNKWTKTVILMVAGAMQFMACICVFIPVSWTGHVIIRDFYNPLLIDAQRRELGEALYIGWVTGAFLFASALLFVCRRMPSDKGFFDVYHPLKLLNYKPATNRPEPNRPGLTSYHPISSVPSLQSTGHQNPPQNHNFVGQQLAMPLQNVPYVLTNNGTPINPSIIYNPGHPENASLIYHDGIAHHSSVRSSNHARTIYTPSNSLYMTQNTTPYSTTYTGNATGSYQSSFHPMPQPPLFVTYKESIMHPGSHSGSSRGMYI
- the cldn8 gene encoding claudin-8 is translated as MANSALEIVALLLSLIGLIGAAASTGMPMWRVTAFIGENIIVMEVRYEGLWMNCFRQADIRMQCKVYDSLLALSPDLQAARGLMCTAVALGGIGVLISLIGMQCTACIVNNDRAKRLVLIIAGCLILMACIATLIPVSWTGHVIIRDFYNPLLIDAQRRELGEALYIGWVASAFLFAGGCMFTCCNIQSEDKKTERYKYSKNSDYTVYTPQPLQPLQPPQPQQLVLIPRPEPQPVLSRQASIVYSYPSRHASVRSGGVAYL